The proteins below are encoded in one region of Mesoplasma melaleucae:
- a CDS encoding Panacea domain-containing protein produces MENNKVFQVANYVLKYYEEKYNKEEKEISNFLKQNFTVLRFHKIMYFLQGLYYSKTGKLLFEDQFEAWQYGPVLKKIYNEIKKQKYNNNELNFKELKFDIFNSYNIDLNNEDFDFYELREILFELDKISTWSLVEMSHSSLSPWDKTENNQEISNNLLKSYFEGVSIK; encoded by the coding sequence ATGGAAAATAACAAAGTTTTTCAAGTAGCAAATTATGTCCTTAAATACTATGAAGAAAAATATAACAAAGAAGAAAAAGAAATTTCAAATTTTTTAAAACAAAATTTTACTGTTTTGAGATTTCATAAAATAATGTATTTTTTGCAAGGTTTATATTATTCTAAAACTGGTAAATTATTGTTTGAAGATCAATTTGAAGCATGACAATATGGGCCTGTTTTAAAAAAAATATATAATGAAATAAAAAAACAAAAATATAATAATAATGAACTAAACTTTAAAGAATTAAAATTTGATATTTTTAATTCTTATAACATAGATTTAAATAACGAAGATTTTGATTTTTATGAATTACGAGAAATTCTTTTTGAATTGGATAAAATTTCTACTTGAAGTTTAGTTGAAATGAGTCATTCATCATTATCGCCTTGAGACAAAACTGAAAATAACCAAGAAATAAGCAACAATTTATTAAAATCATATTTTGAAGGAGTTTCAATTAAATAA
- a CDS encoding Mbov_0396 family ICE element transmembrane protein encodes MLDWLFDLINSALQSGLFGFIYSAIWLILIGPALMIIEAFEQLFVYLAGNLVLQLLFGFGVDANGKEINFFSLQNIPPAFIGFWILSITLTVIFFMINYCTISVSDDLEVKARLIKAIKASLTGVVVSLLMPVGIFIAAGFTMIMIQALFVILSGGNEVTSIARILYHIGDMDWDGVVTVGSGSALWAPPSKMLSGDYNIFIEIAAVCGLFYGMSISIISMAVKSFEIFWLFIKGPLAAATMVNDDGARLKLWKEQIINKFVSMAIGVSIFLVFGILLNTLIKIRPSDVISGAGAMVDIAFLLVIIWAGASFLIIGPSLASQFAGGERSIDKDVMSAAKGVVTASGVGMMAATNIGLKAAGMYNTANRIKRKSNLSRNVPGMGGKGLSDVSTGEGSISTNALGHWKNRFKIGAKIAAGVGIGAGTLYAASKFKNKSYKSVAARGKIRKGWENLKTGAIQKASNVLSGVRQIDADGNIINAKPLFETKRQAAMNLNATLERKYDKNPKTQNIDMRLKENRQLKQQKQVAEQRLNDQPKLKKIIETDKYRQRRMELHERNVQRSKNKKEKEKVAKQESKQAKKGY; translated from the coding sequence ATGTTAGATTGATTATTTGATCTCATAAACTCAGCACTACAATCTGGTTTATTTGGATTTATATATTCTGCTATCTGATTAATTTTAATTGGTCCTGCTTTGATGATCATTGAAGCATTCGAACAATTATTTGTATATTTAGCAGGAAACTTAGTTTTACAATTATTATTTGGATTTGGTGTTGATGCTAATGGAAAAGAAATTAATTTCTTTTCATTGCAAAATATCCCTCCAGCATTTATTGGCTTCTGAATTTTATCAATAACTCTTACAGTAATATTTTTTATGATAAATTATTGTACAATTTCTGTAAGTGATGATTTAGAAGTAAAAGCAAGACTTATTAAAGCTATAAAAGCTTCATTAACTGGTGTAGTTGTTTCATTATTAATGCCTGTTGGAATATTTATTGCTGCAGGATTTACAATGATAATGATTCAAGCATTGTTTGTTATCTTGTCTGGTGGTAATGAAGTAACATCTATAGCTAGAATTTTATATCATATCGGAGATATGGATTGAGATGGTGTTGTAACAGTTGGATCTGGGTCTGCATTATGAGCACCACCATCAAAAATGTTAAGTGGAGATTATAATATTTTTATTGAAATTGCTGCTGTGTGTGGATTATTTTATGGGATGTCTATTTCGATTATTTCAATGGCTGTTAAATCATTTGAAATCTTTTGATTATTCATTAAAGGACCATTAGCTGCTGCTACAATGGTAAATGATGACGGTGCACGCTTAAAATTATGAAAAGAACAAATTATTAACAAATTTGTATCTATGGCAATTGGAGTTTCAATATTTTTAGTATTTGGTATTTTATTAAATACACTAATTAAAATTCGCCCAAGTGATGTTATAAGCGGAGCTGGTGCAATGGTAGATATTGCATTCTTATTAGTTATAATTTGAGCTGGTGCAAGTTTCTTAATTATTGGCCCAAGTTTAGCATCACAATTTGCAGGTGGTGAGCGTTCAATTGATAAAGATGTAATGTCAGCTGCAAAAGGAGTTGTAACAGCATCAGGAGTTGGAATGATGGCAGCAACAAACATTGGTTTAAAAGCTGCAGGAATGTATAATACAGCAAATAGAATAAAAAGAAAAAGCAATCTTAGTAGAAATGTTCCAGGCATGGGTGGTAAAGGATTAAGCGATGTATCAACTGGTGAAGGAAGTATTTCAACAAATGCATTGGGACACTGAAAAAATAGATTTAAAATTGGTGCTAAAATAGCTGCTGGAGTTGGAATTGGTGCTGGTACTTTATACGCAGCAAGTAAATTTAAAAACAAATCTTATAAATCTGTTGCTGCTAGAGGAAAAATTAGAAAAGGTTGAGAAAATCTTAAAACTGGTGCTATTCAAAAAGCAAGTAACGTTCTATCTGGTGTTAGACAAATTGATGCTGATGGTAACATAATTAATGCTAAACCATTGTTTGAAACAAAGCGACAAGCAGCAATGAACTTGAATGCCACTTTAGAAAGAAAATATGATAAAAATCCTAAAACTCAAAATATTGATATGAGGTTGAAAGAAAATAGACAACTTAAACAGCAAAAACAAGTTGCAGAACAAAGATTAAACGATCAACCAAAACTTAAAAAAATTATTGAAACTGATAAATATCGTCAAAGAAGAATGGAACTTCATGAAAGAAATGTTCAAAGATCAAAAAATAAAAAGGAAAAAGAAAAAGTTGCTAAACAAGAATCTAAACAAGCTAAAAAAGGTTATTAA
- a CDS encoding recombinase RecT: MSNIQEIKQFEIDINKLTSNKTIKLNKEAEIAIKNNITALKEMSIKGDNALNTILSSENKEITLLSIFNNSLCNLVLNKDFYLIKFKNKMVEIKNANAWKQLALKFGINKFKSINVLVVFNEDKYKFGIDEYGNQVLIEYEPDFTIDRNNYNNIIFAIGTINFENKIKKTRVLSKSELDKIKSSSPSGNSEYSPWNNFPIKMIEAKVIRDMVIRDIQFDNTKMYSFGYKLIDDEMVLSVKDEVLVEQYEEPLKQANIEQLEPIVINELLTLKQELQKAINNDINFKKIVIDYLKDNNFKISELNEEQIKHLLTLKDLNIELEELN; the protein is encoded by the coding sequence ATGAGTAATATACAAGAAATTAAACAATTTGAAATAGATATAAATAAACTTACATCTAATAAAACTATTAAATTAAATAAAGAAGCAGAAATAGCAATTAAAAATAATATTACAGCACTAAAAGAAATGAGTATTAAAGGAGATAATGCCTTAAATACAATTTTAAGTAGTGAAAATAAAGAAATTACATTATTATCTATATTTAATAATTCATTATGTAATTTAGTATTAAATAAAGATTTTTATTTAATAAAATTTAAAAATAAAATGGTTGAAATTAAAAATGCTAATGCTTGAAAACAATTAGCTTTAAAATTTGGAATCAATAAATTTAAAAGCATTAATGTATTAGTAGTTTTTAATGAAGATAAATATAAATTTGGAATTGATGAATATGGTAATCAAGTTTTAATAGAATATGAACCAGATTTTACAATTGATAGAAATAATTATAATAATATTATTTTTGCTATTGGAACAATTAATTTTGAAAATAAAATTAAAAAAACAAGAGTTTTAAGTAAAAGTGAATTAGATAAAATTAAATCTTCATCACCATCAGGAAATAGTGAATATTCACCTTGAAATAATTTTCCAATTAAAATGATTGAAGCAAAAGTTATAAGAGATATGGTAATTAGAGATATTCAATTTGATAATACTAAAATGTATAGTTTTGGTTATAAATTAATTGATGATGAAATGGTTTTATCAGTTAAAGATGAAGTATTAGTAGAACAATATGAAGAACCTTTAAAACAAGCAAATATAGAGCAATTAGAACCCATAGTTATTAATGAATTATTAACATTAAAACAAGAATTACAAAAAGCAATTAATAATGATATTAATTTTAAAAAAATAGTTATTGATTATTTAAAAGATAATAATTTTAAAATTTCAGAATTAAATGAAGAACAAATAAAACATTTATTAACTTTAAAAGATTTAAATATAGAATTAGAGGAATTAAATTAA
- a CDS encoding ATP-dependent nuclease, with translation MIESITVYNYKKIQEKNFNFKRTNLLIGENNSGKSTLLQLINDMFNYFENGKLNYFSKDKEKKTRFKVKFKEQEELNLEFNEKGVLINYESDLEYLKIKKILESNNVIFIDSENIDYTNVVSKIVGSYFYKKIDEDKELNEAYEKLNKAYQNSIFDVSTNFLKEDIFLFDNKDVILKNLNLSSSSDISKSYKVVKPKIPDHESIDQMGSGTKKSIVYSLLCMQENLHKTTLIVDEIENNLSLNKVESIITKIFASKYEQIFISSHSPIVMNIIINLKFDETELIFLNDKSDSKNQELINSILLDSFSLASSFGPKYFVFVEGNEDMNIYKHILNIFCENIDENKKKKVFFIPLNGADNFERVLKRNQELLTSKIPILKILDGDKSHKKYTKPEINETVYCLKRKCIEFYLDFSKPEIEKLIKNKLKLQKAILNQTQEATNSIIDKKACSNILLDEILNDRNNQLVNEIEEIFFNFLK, from the coding sequence ATGATAGAAAGCATAACAGTTTATAACTATAAGAAAATACAAGAAAAAAATTTTAATTTTAAAAGAACAAATTTACTTATAGGTGAAAATAATTCAGGTAAATCAACTTTACTGCAATTAATTAATGATATGTTTAATTATTTCGAAAATGGAAAATTAAATTACTTTTCTAAAGACAAAGAGAAAAAAACAAGATTCAAAGTTAAATTTAAAGAACAAGAAGAACTAAATTTAGAATTTAATGAGAAAGGTGTTTTAATTAATTACGAAAGTGATTTAGAATATTTAAAAATTAAAAAGATTTTGGAATCTAATAACGTTATTTTTATTGATTCAGAAAATATTGATTATACCAACGTTGTTAGCAAAATTGTTGGTAGTTATTTTTATAAAAAAATTGATGAAGATAAAGAACTAAATGAAGCCTATGAAAAACTTAATAAGGCATATCAAAATAGTATTTTTGATGTTTCAACTAATTTTTTAAAAGAAGATATTTTTTTATTTGACAATAAAGATGTTATTTTAAAGAATTTAAATTTAAGCTCATCATCTGATATTTCAAAATCTTATAAAGTAGTTAAACCAAAAATTCCAGATCATGAATCTATTGACCAAATGGGTTCAGGAACAAAAAAAAGTATTGTTTATTCACTTTTATGTATGCAAGAAAATTTGCATAAAACAACATTAATAGTTGATGAAATTGAAAATAATCTATCTTTAAATAAAGTTGAAAGTATAATTACAAAAATTTTTGCAAGTAAGTACGAACAAATATTCATTTCTTCTCATTCTCCAATAGTAATGAATATAATTATAAATTTAAAGTTTGATGAAACTGAACTTATATTTTTAAATGATAAATCAGACTCAAAAAATCAAGAATTAATAAATTCGATACTTTTAGATTCGTTTAGTTTAGCTTCAAGTTTTGGACCCAAATATTTTGTTTTTGTAGAAGGTAATGAAGACATGAATATTTATAAACATATACTTAATATTTTTTGTGAAAACATTGATGAAAATAAAAAGAAAAAAGTTTTTTTCATTCCATTAAATGGTGCGGATAATTTTGAACGTGTATTAAAAAGAAATCAAGAATTACTAACATCAAAAATACCAATTTTAAAGATTTTAGATGGAGATAAAAGTCATAAAAAATATACTAAACCTGAAATAAACGAAACAGTTTATTGTTTAAAAAGAAAATGTATTGAATTCTATTTAGATTTTTCTAAACCTGAAATTGAAAAACTTATAAAAAATAAATTAAAATTACAAAAAGCAATATTAAATCAAACACAAGAAGCCACAAATTCTATAATTGATAAAAAAGCATGTTCTAATATATTATTGGATGAAATTCTAAACGATAGAAATAACCAATTAGTAAATGAAATAGAAGAAATATTTTTTAATTTTTTAAAGTAA
- a CDS encoding P-loop NTPase fold protein yields the protein MNNELIKNIETYIRNKENNNIALSGLWGSGKTTIIDKVADNLKEDYQIIKLDLWNYELYEEEVFCQIILDIMLGLNFDENNFKNIFANSIKLFAKDVPVAILESVLTNFFEKNNLNKVLEVFKKSIRNIFKSSIFNELSENYQKIIFNKKQIDYLIFLMNENFSEYFKKNDKEKILIIFEDLERCSELNIIKILTYIKNVLIKCSKNNLNFVTIINKNQIASILKYKDEEYIEKVFEKIIDINKFTKFSNEIYKNNFKNELDEIELELINHFSDNLNFRIFEKYQNIISNLKNKNDKYFVLWLFLLKNNKSNKYNNYFDNYYNKKKKNENEIKSFYEEYLIFNANKSNLYSNKKSFFENFHYLDLINWKAENTYKIDGTKFKILSNIGNGISKSYSFDNFIIFLNIYEKINFKNIPNCLKNNNSDFLFNSNIIFHIELNNNSLDIFDNDFKDFFLILNSKKHLYNIFFNIAEYISNLNLEYVYFLLES from the coding sequence ATGAATAATGAATTAATAAAAAATATAGAAACATATATTAGAAATAAAGAAAATAATAATATAGCATTATCAGGCCTTTGAGGTTCAGGAAAAACAACTATTATTGATAAAGTAGCAGATAATTTAAAAGAAGATTATCAAATAATTAAACTAGATTTATGAAACTATGAATTATATGAAGAAGAAGTTTTTTGTCAAATTATTTTAGATATAATGTTAGGATTAAATTTTGATGAAAATAACTTTAAAAATATTTTTGCAAATTCAATTAAATTATTTGCCAAAGATGTTCCTGTTGCTATTTTAGAATCAGTTTTAACTAATTTTTTTGAAAAAAATAATTTAAATAAAGTTTTAGAAGTTTTTAAAAAATCAATTAGAAATATTTTTAAAAGTTCTATATTTAATGAACTTTCTGAAAATTATCAAAAAATTATTTTTAATAAAAAGCAAATAGATTATTTAATTTTTTTAATGAATGAAAATTTTTCAGAATATTTTAAAAAAAATGATAAAGAAAAAATATTAATAATTTTTGAAGATTTAGAAAGATGTTCAGAACTAAATATTATAAAAATTTTAACCTATATTAAAAATGTTTTAATAAAATGCTCAAAAAATAATTTAAATTTTGTTACTATAATAAACAAAAATCAAATTGCTAGTATTTTAAAATATAAAGATGAAGAATATATTGAAAAAGTTTTTGAAAAAATTATTGATATAAATAAATTTACTAAATTTAGTAATGAAATATATAAAAATAATTTTAAAAATGAATTAGATGAAATTGAATTAGAACTAATTAATCATTTTAGTGATAATTTAAATTTTAGAATATTTGAAAAATATCAAAATATAATTTCAAATCTTAAAAATAAAAATGATAAATATTTTGTTCTTTGGCTTTTTTTATTAAAAAATAATAAATCTAACAAATATAATAATTATTTTGATAATTATTATAATAAAAAAAAGAAAAATGAAAATGAAATAAAATCTTTTTATGAAGAATATTTAATTTTCAATGCTAACAAATCAAATTTATATTCAAATAAAAAATCTTTTTTTGAAAATTTTCATTATTTAGATTTAATAAATTGAAAAGCTGAAAATACTTATAAAATTGATGGTACTAAATTTAAAATTTTATCTAATATTGGTAACGGAATAAGTAAATCTTATTCTTTTGATAATTTTATTATATTTTTGAACATTTATGAAAAAATCAATTTTAAAAACATACCAAATTGTTTAAAAAATAACAATTCTGATTTTTTATTTAATTCAAATATTATATTTCATATAGAATTAAACAATAATTCATTAGATATATTTGATAATGATTTTAAAGATTTTTTTTTAATTTTAAATTCTAAAAAACATTTATACAATATTTTTTTTAACATAGCAGAATATATATCAAATTTAAATTTAGAATATGTATATTTTTTATTAGAATCATAA
- a CDS encoding single stranded DNA-binding domain-containing protein, protein MLNIGQIEGYVISKKTLTKQRNDGTYLNMIVGTIENIQDHNQAEVKFDFVAFNEVVDKINNLYEKETVIFEYQLCKMKNKQAKYQYLNAHGVWQYITDKDGKETGPWETKLKITNIIKNQNDKNNQNKDILTTFNEEEIIWD, encoded by the coding sequence ATGTTAAATATAGGACAAATTGAAGGGTATGTAATATCTAAAAAAACACTAACTAAACAAAGAAATGATGGAACTTATTTAAACATGATTGTTGGTACTATTGAAAATATACAAGACCATAATCAAGCAGAAGTTAAATTTGATTTTGTTGCTTTTAATGAAGTAGTAGATAAAATTAATAATTTATATGAAAAAGAAACAGTTATTTTTGAATATCAATTATGTAAAATGAAAAATAAACAAGCAAAATATCAATATTTAAATGCTCATGGAGTTTGACAATATATAACTGATAAAGATGGAAAAGAAACTGGACCTTGAGAAACAAAGCTTAAAATAACAAATATTATTAAAAATCAAAATGACAAAAATAATCAAAATAAAGATATTTTAACAACATTTAATGAAGAAGAAATAATATGAGATTAG
- a CDS encoding VRR-NUC domain-containing protein, translating to MRKEEAKLQDKFIALLKKENILYIKTTGGLSYLPAGEVKRTDKGTYTGEFRPIKNKEGFADVIVFKNYEKSFKNSQTFFIEIKTDTSKLRPSQIEKFNELTNKGFDCYILRPKHWKEAKKQSKLNFLMLLDKMEYYKCFIKI from the coding sequence ATGAGAAAAGAAGAAGCAAAGCTACAAGATAAATTTATAGCATTATTAAAAAAAGAAAATATACTTTATATTAAAACAACTGGGGGTTTATCTTATTTACCAGCAGGAGAAGTTAAAAGAACAGATAAAGGTACTTATACAGGTGAATTTAGACCTATTAAAAATAAAGAAGGGTTTGCTGATGTAATTGTATTTAAAAATTATGAAAAATCCTTTAAAAATTCACAAACATTTTTTATAGAAATTAAAACAGATACAAGTAAATTAAGACCAAGTCAAATTGAAAAGTTTAATGAACTAACAAATAAAGGATTTGATTGTTATATATTAAGACCTAAACATTGAAAAGAAGCAAAGAAACAAAGTAAATTAAATTTTTTAATGTTATTAGATAAAATGGAATACTATAAATGTTTCATAAAAATATAA
- a CDS encoding HNH endonuclease, producing the protein MAKKDLNSNPKQAWNNAPKCNCGAQQDESNWGHKECFRCNGILEYGAYEGWQPNNPSSWNVEHINPKSQGGTNKSKNLIAVHKMCNK; encoded by the coding sequence ATGGCAAAAAAAGATTTAAATTCAAATCCTAAACAAGCATGAAATAATGCACCTAAATGTAATTGTGGAGCACAACAAGATGAAAGTAATTGAGGCCACAAAGAATGTTTTAGATGTAACGGGATTCTGGAATATGGAGCTTATGAAGGATGACAACCAAATAATCCTAGTTCATGAAACGTAGAACATATTAATCCAAAATCACAAGGTGGAACAAATAAATCAAAAAATTTAATAGCAGTACACAAAATGTGTAACAAATAA
- a CDS encoding Mbov_0401 family ICE element transposase-like protein: protein MSEGFNIFTNEEWIIKHGKQFLEEYKKKLEELDLKLLNERDKSKYKLKDIRPRIIITEYGPIIFFRRRYIIVGKKGYIYLLDEHLGLKKHSRILPSLKKKVLNYIGTGKRYQDIIDTLGYTNISKTTIGRILNSIDNTSKIFEIENKVNLSIGQNLYINMDDGYIKYRINKKVLKLSVRIVSFNTGVEYKESKSTKTRKRGVLQNKRVFYIIGNKTNPITWKKTIKMINFWANNYYENFANTKLIVGGDGAKWVKKIAREMNAEFHLDRFHGIKYLKDLFVRGKKKYDSSNWDLYKIAVNLFKNGKADQLIKFLKESGLSISKQIMNYFKYNRDGIVSQAEQSYIGVSAETDICNVLKAPLGFKKATYTLRNVVNFLSQRAFEINNNFKFNN, encoded by the coding sequence TTGTCAGAAGGTTTTAACATTTTTACTAATGAAGAATGAATTATTAAACATGGTAAACAATTTCTTGAGGAATATAAAAAGAAATTAGAAGAGTTAGATTTAAAATTGCTTAATGAGAGGGATAAATCAAAATACAAATTAAAAGACATAAGACCAAGAATTATAATAACTGAATATGGTCCAATTATTTTTTTCAGAAGAAGATATATAATTGTTGGCAAAAAAGGCTATATTTATTTGCTAGATGAGCATCTGGGTTTAAAGAAACATTCTAGAATATTGCCAAGTTTAAAAAAGAAAGTTTTAAATTACATCGGCACTGGAAAACGCTATCAAGATATAATCGACACTTTAGGTTATACTAATATTTCTAAAACTACAATAGGTAGAATTTTGAATAGTATAGATAATACAAGCAAAATTTTTGAAATTGAAAACAAAGTAAATTTATCAATCGGACAAAATCTATATATTAATATGGATGATGGATATATAAAGTATAGAATCAATAAAAAAGTATTAAAGCTTTCAGTTAGAATTGTAAGTTTTAACACTGGAGTTGAGTATAAAGAAAGTAAATCAACTAAAACTAGAAAAAGGGGAGTATTACAAAATAAAAGAGTTTTTTATATAATAGGTAATAAAACAAATCCAATAACTTGGAAAAAAACAATTAAAATGATTAATTTTTGGGCAAATAATTATTACGAAAATTTTGCTAATACTAAACTAATAGTTGGTGGAGATGGGGCTAAATGGGTTAAAAAAATAGCTAGAGAAATGAATGCTGAATTTCACTTAGATAGATTCCATGGCATAAAATATTTAAAAGATTTATTTGTCAGAGGTAAGAAAAAGTATGATTCTAGTAACTGAGATTTATATAAAATTGCTGTTAATCTTTTTAAAAATGGTAAAGCAGATCAACTTATTAAGTTTTTGAAAGAATCTGGTTTATCAATTTCAAAACAAATAATGAACTATTTTAAATATAATCGTGATGGAATTGTTTCACAAGCAGAACAAAGTTATATTGGAGTTTCTGCTGAAACGGATATTTGTAATGTTCTTAAAGCTCCTTTAGGTTTTAAAAAAGCAACTTATACATTAAGAAACGTAGTTAATTTTTTATCTCAAAGGGCATTTGAAATAAATAACAATTTTAAATTTAATAACTAG